One window from the genome of Myxococcales bacterium encodes:
- a CDS encoding YegP family protein, with the protein MQPRIKLPHISFLILLLTSASALAGCLGGTGDGSDSYDDLSKGVPSIQIVTTATGAYRFNVRANNGEVVLRSENYQTLAGATNGVASVKANGTNLERYVLLQAANGDWYFNLRAGNYKIIGTSEQYSTKSNAKRGMKTAAAILAYVETPDIVPSMLPRAVTFKGLDGRYYWQLIDGYGDVILRSGDFSSKTSAEKAIDKLFEAGVAEDAYAVQTALNGQFYFVIKKGSKILAYSRWYSDLEDLATHQEATRTVVRVLTPAPKVVCTMTRVAGVPVLNDDASTSSEPGPDSQTLIVLKSETSGESSYVEAYVGRYWFKVDLNDEDIYVTLYEKDYYDAEVGGIICFDVPTAGDDARAFCEEPLSIDANLGLSTEDHYVHAFNFSCNFE; encoded by the coding sequence ATGCAACCGCGAATCAAGCTCCCCCACATTTCATTCCTCATTCTTCTCCTAACTAGCGCCTCCGCCCTTGCCGGATGCCTGGGCGGCACGGGCGATGGAAGCGACAGCTACGACGACCTGAGCAAGGGCGTGCCGAGCATCCAAATCGTGACCACGGCCACCGGCGCCTATCGCTTCAATGTCCGCGCGAACAATGGCGAGGTGGTGCTCCGCTCGGAAAATTATCAAACCCTCGCGGGCGCGACCAATGGCGTCGCCTCGGTCAAGGCTAACGGGACCAACCTCGAAAGGTATGTGCTCTTGCAAGCCGCCAATGGCGACTGGTACTTCAATCTCCGCGCCGGCAATTACAAAATTATCGGCACGAGCGAACAATACAGCACGAAATCAAATGCCAAGCGCGGCATGAAAACCGCCGCCGCGATCCTGGCTTACGTAGAGACGCCCGATATCGTGCCCTCCATGCTGCCGCGCGCGGTGACGTTTAAAGGCCTCGATGGGCGTTACTATTGGCAGCTGATCGACGGCTACGGCGATGTCATCCTGCGTTCCGGGGACTTTTCCAGCAAGACGTCAGCCGAGAAGGCGATTGATAAGTTGTTCGAAGCAGGCGTCGCCGAGGACGCCTACGCCGTGCAAACGGCGCTCAACGGCCAATTCTATTTCGTGATCAAAAAGGGCAGCAAAATCCTCGCCTATAGCCGGTGGTACAGCGACCTAGAAGACCTGGCCACTCATCAAGAGGCCACGCGCACGGTCGTGCGCGTGCTGACGCCCGCGCCGAAAGTAGTTTGCACCATGACGCGCGTGGCCGGCGTGCCCGTGCTCAATGACGATGCCAGCACCTCGAGCGAACCGGGACCCGACTCGCAAACCCTCATTGTGCTCAAATCCGAGACGTCGGGCGAAAGCAGCTACGTCGAGGCCTATGTCGGCCGTTACTGGTTCAAGGTCGATCTCAACGACGAAGACATTTACGTTACGCTCTATGAGAAGGACTATTATGACGCCGAGGTGGGAGGCATCATCTGCTTTGACGTGCCGACCGCTGGCGACGATGCCCGCGCGTTCTGCGAAGAACCGCTGAGCATCGACGCCAATCTCGGCCTCAGCACGGAAGACCACTACGTGCACGCCTTTAACTTCTCGTGCAACTTTGAATAG
- the recN gene encoding DNA repair protein RecN, translating into MLQQLRVTNFALISDVSIEFGEGFNVLTGETGAGKSLIVEAVNLLRGGRANGDMPRTGCAEAVVEAVIAVPDDLANAAAEILQRSGLPLDLEGGAATQGGGNGRCGELLIRRVVARGGRSRTYINGALATAAVLGELGGMLIDLSGQHEHQGLIVPDKHRAILDGYAGLTPQVERLHGAYQSLADARHELALLQTQQADRIARAEYLEFMCGEVAAAAPQPGELEQLEAERVRLTAVEHLQRGVGAALAAISDGEANAADGLGAAIRELERAARFDDELAELIGLVREAKVLTDEAAAALARYDGRLEANPDRLAEVMARMELLRKLCRKHGGDLAEVMAAHERMTAELAELAGRDGRIAELEARCGALEPQVLAMAREVSSARIAAATKLSRAVHKALAELGMGAAQLLVQRSECALGATGIDRIELMLAANKGLEAKPLSKVASGGELSRIMLALKMCLRRADRVATYVFDEVDTGVGGSTAVAIGRQIRQVSQARQVLCVTHLAQLAAFADHHYLVEKHHGSGKTETTVRRLSAAARRDELARMLGGSATAKAKAHAQELLADAQAA; encoded by the coding sequence ATGCTGCAACAATTACGCGTTACAAATTTTGCGTTGATTTCTGATGTATCGATTGAGTTTGGCGAGGGCTTTAACGTGCTCACCGGCGAGACCGGTGCGGGCAAGTCGCTCATCGTCGAGGCGGTGAACTTGCTGCGCGGTGGACGCGCGAACGGCGACATGCCGCGCACAGGTTGCGCCGAGGCGGTCGTCGAGGCCGTGATCGCCGTGCCGGATGATTTAGCAAACGCTGCCGCGGAGATCTTGCAGCGCAGCGGCTTGCCGCTCGATCTTGAGGGCGGCGCAGCAACGCAAGGAGGTGGCAACGGGCGCTGCGGCGAACTCTTGATTCGCCGCGTGGTGGCGCGCGGCGGTCGCAGCCGCACCTATATCAACGGGGCGTTGGCCACCGCGGCCGTCCTTGGCGAGCTGGGCGGCATGCTCATCGACCTCTCGGGTCAGCACGAACATCAGGGCCTCATTGTGCCCGATAAACACCGCGCCATCCTCGACGGCTATGCAGGGCTGACGCCACAAGTCGAGCGACTGCACGGGGCGTATCAAAGCCTCGCCGACGCCCGCCATGAGCTCGCGCTGCTACAAACGCAGCAGGCCGATCGCATCGCGCGCGCCGAGTACTTAGAATTTATGTGCGGCGAAGTCGCGGCGGCTGCGCCTCAGCCCGGCGAACTTGAGCAGCTTGAAGCGGAGCGGGTTCGGCTGACCGCGGTGGAGCACTTGCAGCGCGGCGTCGGCGCGGCCTTGGCAGCTATCAGCGACGGCGAAGCCAACGCGGCTGACGGCCTGGGCGCCGCGATTCGCGAGTTAGAGCGAGCCGCGCGTTTCGATGATGAGCTGGCCGAGCTTATTGGCTTGGTGCGCGAAGCCAAGGTGCTAACCGACGAGGCGGCGGCGGCGCTGGCACGCTATGATGGGCGCCTCGAGGCCAATCCCGATCGCCTCGCCGAGGTGATGGCGAGGATGGAGCTGTTGCGCAAGCTGTGCCGCAAGCACGGCGGAGATCTTGCCGAGGTGATGGCGGCGCATGAGCGCATGACGGCCGAATTGGCCGAGCTTGCAGGGCGCGACGGGCGCATCGCTGAGCTAGAAGCGCGGTGCGGCGCGCTCGAGCCGCAGGTGCTCGCCATGGCGCGCGAGGTGTCAAGCGCACGCATCGCCGCAGCGACCAAGCTAAGCCGCGCGGTGCACAAAGCGCTGGCGGAACTCGGCATGGGCGCTGCGCAATTGCTGGTGCAGCGCAGCGAATGCGCGCTGGGTGCCACGGGCATCGACCGCATCGAGCTCATGCTCGCCGCCAACAAGGGCCTTGAGGCCAAGCCCTTGTCAAAGGTTGCCTCGGGTGGTGAGCTGTCGCGGATCATGCTCGCGCTCAAGATGTGCCTGCGCCGCGCCGACCGCGTCGCGACCTATGTCTTTGACGAGGTCGATACCGGGGTCGGCGGCAGCACCGCCGTGGCGATTGGCCGGCAGATAAGGCAAGTCTCGCAGGCGCGCCAAGTGCTTTGCGTGACGCACCTAGCGCAACTGGCGGCGTTTGCGGATCACCATTATTTAGTCGAGAAACACCACGGCAGCGGCAAAACCGAAACCACGGTGCGCAGGCTCTCGGCGGCCGCGCGGCGAGATGAACTCGCGCGCATGCTCGGCGGCAGCGCGACCGCAAAGGCCAAAGCGCATGCGCAAGAATTGTTGGCCGACGCCCAGGCCGCATGA
- a CDS encoding NAD(+)/NADH kinase has protein sequence MRIGFTLKPDKTDAAALLAELVTWLTAAGHTPVLCADDHAALPGLPPVEVVPDEQFAAAIDFAVVLGGDGTMLRACRLVTDDTDAARSKPVLGVNMGQLGFLTGFLVSEAKAGITAAVEGKLAVQSRMRLRVSLVRPNSDPLVKFALNDAVIHQGAMARLVDLSAAIDDAFVSAYRADGLIVATPTGSTAYNMAAGGPIVLPGQDAMVMTPICSHALTNRPLVFAATSVLRLTLPQSHRGVLLTVDGQWAQSFLAGDTVEITRAATPFQLLSPFKNHFDILREKLHWGMRSTTK, from the coding sequence GTGAGAATTGGGTTTACGTTAAAGCCAGATAAGACCGACGCCGCCGCGCTGCTGGCGGAACTCGTGACTTGGCTGACGGCAGCCGGCCACACGCCGGTGCTGTGCGCAGACGATCACGCGGCCTTGCCAGGGCTGCCGCCGGTAGAGGTCGTGCCAGACGAACAATTCGCGGCGGCGATTGATTTTGCCGTGGTCCTCGGCGGCGACGGCACCATGCTTCGCGCGTGCCGCCTGGTTACTGACGATACCGACGCTGCGCGAAGCAAGCCTGTGCTCGGCGTGAATATGGGCCAACTTGGCTTTCTCACCGGTTTTTTGGTGTCCGAGGCCAAGGCCGGGATTACCGCCGCGGTCGAAGGCAAGCTCGCGGTGCAATCGCGCATGAGGTTGCGGGTGTCGCTGGTGCGGCCAAATAGCGACCCCTTGGTTAAGTTTGCGCTCAACGACGCGGTGATCCACCAAGGCGCGATGGCGCGCTTGGTCGATCTGTCCGCCGCCATCGACGATGCGTTTGTTTCGGCGTACCGAGCCGATGGGCTTATCGTCGCAACGCCGACCGGTTCGACCGCCTACAATATGGCCGCGGGCGGCCCCATCGTTTTACCCGGCCAGGACGCCATGGTGATGACGCCGATTTGTTCGCATGCCTTGACCAACCGCCCGTTGGTGTTTGCCGCGACGTCGGTGCTTAGGCTGACCTTGCCGCAAAGCCATCGCGGCGTGTTGCTCACGGTTGATGGCCAGTGGGCGCAGTCATTCTTAGCTGGCGACACCGTTGAGATCACGCGCGCCGCGACGCCGTTTCAATTGCTATCGCCGTTTAAGAACCATTTCGACATTCTTCGAGAAAAGCTGCATTGGGGGATGCGGTCGACAACGAAGTAA
- the rplM gene encoding 50S ribosomal protein L13 — protein MKATQKSFWLTKEDGEAQRGWFIADVDGKILGRVASEIAKVLRGKHKATFSPNVDMGDFVVVVNAAKIVLTGNKTDDKVYHHHTLYPGGLKTKLAKHVIADDPERVIRDAVWGMLPKGPLGRRIIKKLKIYPGATHEHTAQQPRTLEFKA, from the coding sequence ATGAAGGCAACACAAAAGAGCTTTTGGCTCACCAAAGAAGATGGCGAAGCCCAGCGGGGTTGGTTTATCGCCGACGTCGACGGCAAGATTTTAGGCCGCGTCGCCAGCGAAATCGCCAAGGTCTTGCGCGGCAAGCACAAGGCCACGTTCTCGCCGAATGTCGATATGGGCGATTTTGTCGTGGTGGTTAACGCCGCGAAAATTGTGCTCACCGGCAATAAGACCGACGACAAGGTTTATCACCACCACACGCTGTATCCAGGCGGTCTCAAGACCAAGCTGGCCAAGCACGTCATCGCCGATGACCCCGAGCGCGTAATTCGCGACGCGGTCTGGGGCATGCTGCCAAAAGGCCCGCTTGGCCGTCGCATCATCAAGAAATTGAAGATCTATCCTGGCGCGACGCACGAGCACACCGCCCAGCAACCGCGAACCCTTGAATTTAAGGCATAG
- the rpsI gene encoding 30S ribosomal protein S9: protein MATITYSTGRRKTAIARVFIKPGKGGFTINKRTDEDYFPRATGRMIIRQAFEEVDLLGQYDVIATVSGGGLQAQAGAVRHGITRALMKVDAGLRPKLKAAGYVTRDPRKKERKKYGQAAARARFQFSKR from the coding sequence ATGGCGACTATTACGTATTCAACCGGACGCCGCAAAACGGCGATTGCGCGCGTTTTTATCAAGCCTGGCAAAGGCGGCTTTACGATCAATAAGCGCACCGACGAGGACTATTTCCCTCGCGCGACGGGCCGCATGATCATTCGCCAAGCCTTTGAAGAAGTCGATCTGCTCGGCCAGTACGACGTCATCGCGACGGTGTCTGGTGGCGGCCTGCAGGCTCAAGCCGGCGCGGTTCGCCATGGCATCACGCGCGCCCTGATGAAGGTCGACGCAGGCCTACGCCCCAAGCTCAAGGCGGCGGGGTATGTCACGCGCGATCCTCGTAAGAAAGAGCGCAAGAAGTACGGACAGGCAGCGGCCCGCGCTCGCTTCCAATTTTCAAAGCGGTAA
- a CDS encoding N-acetyl-gamma-glutamyl-phosphate reductase: protein MSDKIRAAIVGASGYTGVELMRLLAHHPHVAVTCLAAGRSAGKQIDEIYPHLRYLVNEGRLPGEVVAFDAAALAAVADVVFLALPHGEAVAASVELVARGVVVIDLSADFRLQDAGNRARWYGASDADDPGGKIAALRQQAVYGLPERFRERLKKAQLIANPGCYPTATILAAAPLLAAGLCTAATVIVDAKSGTTGAGRTPAQGGMFSEVGEGIRAYKIAGAHRHTPEIEEQLGLAAGAELAVLFTPHLVPMARGIFSCVYLTAAPGVTAASAHKALADAYAAEPFVDVLALGEVPDTSHVRGSNRAAVAVAHDVRTGQLLALGAIDNLIKGASGQAVQCMNIRFGLPEVAGLGHVALFP, encoded by the coding sequence GTGAGCGACAAGATTCGTGCGGCGATTGTGGGGGCGTCTGGGTATACCGGCGTCGAGTTGATGCGGCTATTGGCGCATCATCCGCATGTGGCGGTGACGTGCTTGGCGGCGGGGCGGAGCGCGGGCAAGCAGATCGATGAGATCTATCCGCATCTGCGTTATTTGGTGAATGAGGGGCGGCTGCCAGGTGAGGTGGTCGCGTTTGATGCAGCGGCGTTGGCGGCAGTGGCTGATGTTGTGTTTTTGGCGTTGCCGCATGGCGAGGCGGTCGCGGCGAGTGTTGAGCTGGTTGCGCGCGGCGTGGTGGTGATTGATTTGTCGGCAGACTTTCGCTTGCAAGACGCTGGAAACCGCGCGCGGTGGTACGGCGCAAGCGATGCTGACGATCCGGGAGGCAAGATCGCGGCGCTGCGCCAGCAGGCGGTCTATGGCTTGCCCGAGCGTTTTCGCGAACGCCTGAAGAAAGCGCAGCTGATCGCCAACCCTGGTTGCTATCCCACCGCGACGATTTTGGCGGCGGCGCCCCTGTTGGCGGCGGGCCTCTGCACTGCGGCCACGGTGATCGTCGATGCCAAGAGCGGCACGACGGGCGCGGGGCGCACCCCGGCGCAAGGCGGCATGTTTTCCGAGGTGGGCGAGGGCATTCGCGCCTATAAAATCGCCGGCGCGCATCGCCACACGCCAGAAATCGAAGAGCAGCTCGGGCTGGCGGCGGGTGCTGAGTTGGCGGTGCTGTTTACGCCGCATTTGGTGCCAATGGCGCGCGGGATTTTTTCCTGCGTTTATCTAACGGCTGCGCCCGGCGTGACCGCAGCATCGGCCCACAAGGCGTTGGCCGATGCCTATGCGGCCGAGCCCTTTGTCGACGTGCTTGCCCTCGGCGAGGTGCCCGATACCTCGCACGTACGCGGCAGCAACCGCGCGGCGGTCGCGGTGGCCCACGACGTGCGCACCGGGCAGCTGCTTGCGCTTGGCGCTATCGATAATTTGATCAAGGGCGCCTCGGGGCAGGCGGTGCAATGCATGAACATTCGCTTTGGGCTGCCCGAGGTCGCGGGTCTGGGCCACGTGGCACTGTTTCCATAG
- a CDS encoding HAMP domain-containing histidine kinase, with protein sequence MTKLLLAVVLPTVALFVVFAWVALAATRVELDAELGSRLVAIASSAATQVRGKYLIESSGDDDRGYVNARRKLRAIFESTGARLVVFDRDYVSKVDTEADAPGLRYYRGALDEFEIAKVWETGAPIASVSFVGGDGQFYKAGYAAVAASETEPQMVLVVAAVAPATYFARLGNLRRQLMVWGGLLVVLMSTVIVVIATLVTRPVRALAEAASDMGQGNFSTPISTRSRDEVGSLAESMESMRQKLAARDEHMQRMLAGIAHEVRNPLAGMELFTGLLREELPADAVSRGYADRISREIGHLGRVVGDFLDYAKPQVLQRERVVVAALLRDIAGVVKASPGVAIAIDVEDEALALIADPHSLRRAVLNLAQNAAHYAVAVAGEPAAVILVARAEGDEVQISVSNTGGPIAPDVAARLFEPFFTTREKGTGLGLALVRDAAQAHRGEVSVTSDERRTTFCLALPKGDIA encoded by the coding sequence ATGACCAAGCTCTTGCTTGCCGTAGTGCTGCCGACGGTTGCGCTATTTGTGGTGTTCGCGTGGGTTGCGCTTGCGGCGACGCGCGTCGAGCTGGATGCTGAGCTCGGCAGCCGCCTGGTTGCCATCGCGAGCAGCGCCGCGACGCAGGTGCGCGGCAAGTACTTGATCGAAAGCAGCGGCGATGACGACCGTGGCTACGTCAACGCTCGGCGCAAGCTGCGCGCCATTTTTGAGTCGACGGGGGCGCGCCTCGTGGTGTTTGACCGCGACTATGTGAGCAAGGTCGACACCGAGGCCGATGCGCCGGGGCTGCGCTATTATCGCGGCGCGCTCGATGAGTTTGAGATCGCCAAGGTGTGGGAAACGGGGGCGCCGATTGCCTCGGTGAGCTTCGTAGGGGGCGATGGGCAATTTTATAAGGCGGGCTACGCGGCGGTGGCGGCTTCAGAGACCGAGCCGCAGATGGTGCTGGTCGTGGCCGCGGTGGCGCCCGCGACGTATTTCGCGCGGCTTGGGAACTTACGTCGTCAGCTGATGGTTTGGGGCGGCTTGTTGGTGGTGCTGATGTCGACGGTCATAGTGGTGATCGCGACGTTGGTGACGCGGCCGGTGCGCGCGCTTGCCGAAGCCGCCAGCGACATGGGGCAGGGCAATTTTTCGACGCCAATTTCCACGCGGTCGCGCGATGAGGTGGGATCCCTTGCCGAGTCGATGGAGTCGATGCGGCAAAAGCTGGCGGCGCGCGACGAGCACATGCAGCGCATGCTCGCCGGCATTGCGCATGAGGTGCGCAATCCGCTGGCGGGCATGGAGTTGTTTACGGGGCTTTTGCGTGAGGAGCTGCCGGCGGACGCGGTCAGCCGCGGCTACGCCGATCGAATTTCGCGCGAGATTGGGCACCTCGGTCGGGTCGTCGGCGATTTTCTCGACTACGCCAAGCCGCAGGTGTTGCAGCGCGAGCGCGTTGTGGTGGCGGCGCTGCTGCGCGATATCGCCGGGGTCGTCAAGGCCTCGCCTGGCGTGGCGATTGCGATCGACGTCGAGGACGAGGCGCTGGCGTTGATAGCGGATCCGCATAGCCTGCGCCGCGCGGTGCTTAACTTGGCGCAAAATGCTGCCCACTATGCCGTGGCGGTAGCGGGTGAACCCGCCGCGGTGATCCTCGTCGCGCGCGCCGAGGGCGATGAGGTCCAAATTTCGGTCAGCAACACGGGCGGGCCGATCGCGCCGGACGTTGCGGCGCGCCTCTTTGAGCCCTTCTTTACGACGCGCGAAAAGGGCACTGGGCTCGGCCTGGCGCTGGTGCGCGACGCCGCGCAGGCGCACCGCGGAGAGGTTAGCGTGACCAGCGACGAGCGCCGCACGACATTTTGTTTGGCGTTGCCAAAGGGAGACATCGCATGA
- a CDS encoding DUF1579 family protein — protein sequence MLSSVCAGPEYRQFDFWIGEWDLRIRTRKALGSAEWDEAAGTQRVETILSGCAIAEHFRGDGPGAPWAGESYSAWQPTLHKWRQTWVDDQGGFLAFVGGVDEGVMTLRGEPTTTPKGATIHMRMVFLDVTPSALRWEWQRSVDDGASWDAQMIIHYRRRTPTPP from the coding sequence TTGCTCAGTTCGGTCTGTGCTGGGCCCGAGTATCGCCAGTTCGATTTCTGGATCGGCGAATGGGATTTGCGGATTAGAACGCGCAAGGCCCTCGGCAGCGCCGAATGGGACGAAGCGGCCGGCACGCAGCGGGTCGAGACGATCTTATCAGGGTGCGCCATCGCCGAGCACTTTCGCGGCGATGGACCAGGCGCGCCGTGGGCGGGCGAAAGTTACTCCGCGTGGCAACCGACACTGCACAAGTGGCGACAGACGTGGGTCGACGACCAGGGCGGTTTTCTCGCGTTCGTGGGCGGCGTCGATGAGGGTGTGATGACCCTACGTGGAGAACCAACGACGACACCCAAAGGGGCAACGATCCATATGCGGATGGTGTTCTTGGACGTGACGCCGTCTGCGCTTCGCTGGGAGTGGCAGCGGAGCGTCGATGACGGCGCGAGCTGGGATGCCCAAATGATCATTCATTACCGTCGACGAACACCAACACCGCCATAG
- the groL gene encoding chaperonin GroEL (60 kDa chaperone family; promotes refolding of misfolded polypeptides especially under stressful conditions; forms two stacked rings of heptamers to form a barrel-shaped 14mer; ends can be capped by GroES; misfolded proteins enter the barrel where they are refolded when GroES binds) encodes MSAKEIIFDDKARARIAHGVDTLANAVKVTLGPRGRNVVIEKSWGAPTVTKDGVTVAKEIELENKFENMGAQMVKEVASKTGDNAGDGTTTATVLAQSIYREGSKMVAAGANPMDIKRGIDQAVEKIIGAIKAMAKPTNNAKEIAQVGTISANGDEHIGKMIADAMEKVGKEGVITVEEAKTLHSELDVVEGMQFDRGFLSPYFVTDTERMEAVLTNAFVLTNEKKISNMKDLLPVLEQVAKAGRPLLIIAEDIDGEALATLVVNKLRGTLNICAVKAPGFGDRRKEMLNDIATLTGGKAITEDLGLKLENVTLADLGTAKRITVSKDNCIIVDGAGEKASIEARVKTIRKQIEDTTSDYDKEKLQERLAKLVGGVAVIRVGAATEVEMKEKKARVEDAMYATRAAVEEGIVPGGGVALIRAQASLKDLKLTGDQAFGVRIVERAVEEPMRQIAANSGVDGSIVIDKVRSGKDSFGFNAATLEYGDLIAQGVIDPAKVVRTALTNAASVASMLLTTEAMIAEKPKKESAAPAGDGGGMGGMGGMGGMGF; translated from the coding sequence ATGAGCGCAAAAGAAATCATTTTTGACGATAAGGCCCGCGCCCGCATCGCGCACGGCGTCGACACCCTCGCCAACGCGGTCAAAGTCACCCTCGGCCCCCGTGGCCGCAACGTCGTGATCGAAAAATCCTGGGGCGCCCCAACGGTCACCAAAGACGGCGTCACGGTCGCCAAGGAAATCGAACTCGAGAACAAGTTCGAAAACATGGGCGCGCAGATGGTTAAAGAAGTTGCCAGCAAGACCGGCGACAACGCCGGCGACGGCACCACCACCGCCACCGTGCTCGCGCAATCGATCTACCGCGAAGGCTCCAAGATGGTCGCCGCTGGCGCCAATCCTATGGACATCAAGCGCGGCATCGACCAGGCCGTCGAAAAAATCATTGGCGCGATTAAGGCGATGGCCAAGCCAACCAACAACGCCAAGGAAATCGCGCAAGTTGGCACCATCTCGGCCAACGGCGACGAGCACATCGGCAAGATGATCGCCGACGCCATGGAAAAAGTCGGCAAGGAAGGCGTCATCACCGTCGAAGAAGCCAAGACCCTGCACAGCGAACTCGACGTCGTCGAGGGCATGCAGTTTGACCGCGGCTTTCTCTCGCCGTACTTCGTCACCGACACCGAGCGCATGGAGGCCGTCCTCACCAACGCGTTCGTGCTGACGAACGAAAAGAAAATCTCCAACATGAAGGACCTGCTGCCGGTCCTCGAGCAAGTCGCCAAGGCGGGTCGCCCGTTGCTCATCATCGCCGAAGACATCGACGGCGAAGCCCTGGCCACCCTGGTGGTCAACAAGCTGCGCGGCACGCTCAACATCTGCGCGGTCAAGGCCCCAGGCTTTGGCGACCGCCGCAAGGAAATGCTCAATGACATCGCCACCCTCACCGGCGGCAAGGCCATCACCGAAGACCTCGGCCTCAAGCTCGAAAACGTCACCCTGGCCGATCTTGGCACCGCCAAGCGCATCACGGTCAGCAAGGACAACTGCATCATCGTCGACGGCGCCGGTGAAAAGGCCTCGATCGAAGCGCGCGTGAAGACCATCCGCAAGCAAATCGAAGACACCACCAGCGACTACGACAAGGAAAAACTGCAAGAGCGCCTCGCCAAGTTGGTGGGCGGCGTTGCGGTCATCCGCGTCGGCGCGGCGACCGAAGTCGAAATGAAGGAAAAGAAGGCGCGCGTCGAAGACGCTATGTACGCCACGCGTGCGGCCGTCGAAGAAGGCATCGTCCCTGGCGGCGGCGTCGCGCTCATTCGCGCGCAAGCGTCGCTCAAAGATCTCAAGCTCACCGGCGACCAAGCCTTTGGCGTCCGCATCGTCGAGCGCGCGGTCGAAGAGCCGATGCGTCAGATTGCCGCCAACTCAGGCGTCGACGGCTCGATCGTCATCGACAAGGTCCGCTCGGGCAAAGACTCGTTTGGCTTCAACGCCGCGACGCTTGAGTACGGCGACCTCATCGCGCAAGGCGTTATCGATCCAGCCAAGGTTGTGCGCACCGCGCTCACCAACGCCGCGTCGGTTGCCTCCATGCTGCTGACCACCGAAGCCATGATCGCCGAGAAACCTAAGAAGGAATCCGCGGCGCCAGCCGGCGACGGCGGTGGTATGGGTGGTATGGGCGGCATGGGCGGCATGGGCTTCTAA
- the groES gene encoding co-chaperone GroES — protein sequence MKVKPLKDRILITRVAEAEKTKGGIIIPDSAKERPLEGKVVAVGAGKRLDDGTLIKLDVKVGDSILFGKYAGTEIKVDGQDHLIISEDEILGVIEA from the coding sequence ATGAAAGTTAAGCCACTCAAAGATCGCATCCTCATCACCCGCGTTGCCGAAGCCGAGAAGACTAAGGGCGGCATCATCATTCCAGATTCGGCCAAAGAGCGCCCGCTCGAAGGCAAGGTTGTCGCGGTTGGCGCCGGCAAGCGCCTCGACGACGGCACGCTGATCAAGCTCGACGTTAAAGTTGGCGACAGCATTCTATTTGGCAAATACGCCGGCACCGAAATCAAAGTCGACGGCCAAGACCATCTCATCATTTCTGAAGACGAAATCCTCGGCGTCATCGAAGCCTAA